CAAGAATATCGGAATTCGCCCCCCGCAGCACGGCGGTGGGGATGTCGCGCAGCGCCTCGAAGAACAGCCACAGATCGGGGATCGCCCCGGTTGCGGCCTGATCCAACAGTGCCTTGTGCAGCCCGTCGTCATAGCGCAGCGCCAGCCCCTGGTCGCTGGCGGCATACTGGATTTCGGCCTGTTTGCGCCAGACCGAGAGCGGGACGCCGGGAAACTGCGGCTCCATCGCCTGTTTCAGCGCCAGTGCGGCCTGGTCATGGGTTTTCGAGACCGGTTTCTTGCCCACGTAATCCATGATCCGGGCGATGCCCGCCGGTTCGATCACCGGGCCGACATCGTTCAGGATCACCCCGGCCAGCCGGTCCGGATGGCTGGCGGCCAGCGCCATCGCGATCATGCCCCCGCGCGAGGTGCCCAGCACCGTCACCCTGTCGAGCCCAAGATGGTCGAGCAGTTCGATGACGTCATGGGCTTCGCGCAGGACGTTGTAATTGCGGTAATCGGGATCGTAATCGGATTGTCCCCGCCCGCGATAATCGAGGCGGATCAGCCGCAGGTCTGTGACATGCGGGCGCAGGAACTCGAAATCGCGGCTGCACCGGGTCAGCCCGGCCAGGCAGAGGAGCGGCTGGCCGGTCCCCTCGTCCTCGTAAAACAGGCGCAGGCCATCGGTCGTGGTGAAAGCGGCCATTCAGACCCCCGCCAGCTCAGGAATGCCGGTCAGATCCGACAGGATATGGTCGGGCGTCCAGGGCAGCCGGTCCACCGGCTCGCCCGCGCGGTTCACCCAGGCGGTGCGGAACCCGTAACCCGCCGCCGCCGCCGCGTCCCAGCCGTTTGAGGACACGAACAGCACCGCTTCGGGCGGGCAACCGAACCG
This Ruegeria pomeroyi DSS-3 DNA region includes the following protein-coding sequences:
- a CDS encoding alpha/beta fold hydrolase — translated: MAAFTTTDGLRLFYEDEGTGQPLLCLAGLTRCSRDFEFLRPHVTDLRLIRLDYRGRGQSDYDPDYRNYNVLREAHDVIELLDHLGLDRVTVLGTSRGGMIAMALAASHPDRLAGVILNDVGPVIEPAGIARIMDYVGKKPVSKTHDQAALALKQAMEPQFPGVPLSVWRKQAEIQYAASDQGLALRYDDGLHKALLDQAATGAIPDLWLFFEALRDIPTAVLRGANSDILGAGTVAEMHRRHPGLISAEVPDRGHVPFLDEPQSLDLIRRILETA